The DNA window TTCTTTATAAAATAGACTTCTACGCTCAGCAGTAAAAAGAGGCAAAATGGATGAAgctcaacaaagagaaaaaagtgaaaggtGCCAGACCCCAAAGACCACATACTGAGTGATTCCAtctatatgaaatgtccaggaaGGGCAGATCATAGAGAGAGGAGCTTGTGGCTGGGGATGGGGGCGACTGACTGGATGGGCACGATGGGAACGTTTTCGATGTGGTGGAAATGCGCTGGCTTGTGATGATTGCACACATGTAGCTAAAAATTAAACTTCAAAATGGCTTCATTTTATGGGTTGTCATTTATACCTCCCTAAAGCtgaggaaaaacaattttaaaaattaacgcACAGTTGAATTCCCAAAGAGTATCAGTTAATCCCTAAgagccagaaacaaacaaaaaaaggatctAAAAATCAGtgtagggggcacctggtgggcttgacggtggagcatgggactcttgggCTCAGgtttatgagttcaagccccatgttgggggtagagattacttaaaaataaaattcttaataaaaagaataaaattcagcATAAGGTGGAAAAGAGAAACTGCGATCACTCTGGAGGTGGGAGAAGGTTGGAATACTGAAGCTGGTACTGAAGAGGCTCGGGTCTTACCCACCTATGGGGGTCTCTAGGCGCTGCTGGAGCAAATGACCAGAAACTGGGAGGCTAAAAACAAACATTCTCTCATcgcttctggaggccagaagtccagaACCAAGGTGGTGTTGGCAAGGCTATTCTCTCCGAGGGCTCCAGGGAGTGTCTGTTCATTGCCTTTCTCGTAGCTTGCGGTACTGATATAAGTCCTTGAAACGTATCTTTtcggggggacacaattcaacctataAACTGCAGTTATCAGGGCTATCCAGGCTTTAACTTGAGCCGCAAAACCACCCCGTGAGAGAGAGTGGCGAAGGACTTCTCACGAAAACTtcctgaatggggaaaaaaaaatgctcaacagtTCACTGTGAAATCATGCTAAACAAAAAAGCCCATACAGATtacataaactattttttaacgTGTGCTGTATATAAAACTATGCCTAGACATTAAGTACTCTAATAATGATCTCCCTGGAGAGAGGAAGTAGTCCTTGATACGCTCCAACATTTCTCTTCGAAAGCCATGTACTACTTTTTACacacaaacattttaaacatttaagtgCACAGGAAATGGGAAATCAGGTCAGCCCCAGTTATCTGAGCGGAGAGGTTATGGGCGatttactctcttttttaaatcctCCGAGGATTGCGCATCCATCTGGGCCTTCTGATTTGTCAGAGGCCCTCCCCGGACCCGCCTCCCCGCCGAGTGCCGGGGTCTCCAGCGCCCTCTGCCGAGGCGTCTTTCCACTTTGCGTCTCCCGAACCGGAAGGTGCCGGTGAATCCCCTGGGGCTCTTGTTGAAATGCACATTCCGATCAACGGGTCTTGGGCGGGCCCGGGACTCCGCACTTTTAACCAATTCCTGGGGAAAGCGGATGCTGGCCCACACCCAGTGGCAAAGACTGACACTGCCGGGGCCCGGAGTGTTGTTCTACAGCAGCAACCACAGCGGCTTCCGACCGCAGCCACGGACAGCTCCCGGGTCAACCTACGGAGGCCAACGGCCGCCGCACGGAGGCCCCCGGGGCTCGGCCCCGCCCCTCCGAGGCCCTCGCCGCGCCCGgaatttggctccctgctcacgtGGGCGCCGCGTCACGTGAGGCCGCCGCCCAATCGCGGCGCGCGTTCGGTCCCGCTGGTGGCGGGCGCGGGGAGAGGTGGCGGCGGGCACCATGGCCGAGGGGCCGCAGTCCCCCGGCGGCGCCGTGTGCCCGACCGCCTACCCCGACGCCCCCGCGGAATTCCCCCCTCACCTCCAGGCCGGCGCGATGCGGCGCCGCTTCTGGGGAGTGTTCAACTGCCTGTGCGCCGGCGCGTTCGGGGCCCTGGCCGCCGCCTCCGCCAAGCTGGCCTTCGGCAGCGAGGTCGAGCCCGGGGCGCCTCTGCGGCCGGCGGGCGGGTGGGCGCGGGCGGAGGAGGGGCGCTGCAGGGCCTGCGAGGCTCCGGGGAGGGGGTTGGATTGGGGTTGGGGGCGCAGGGCGAAGCCTCACGCCAGCAGGTCTGTTCGCCCGCTGCAGTCAGCTGGGGGGCGGGAGAGCATCCCTGCATTCCAAACCCGTCAAATCCTCGTCCAGTGTAGGCGGTAAGAGCCCTGAGCCTCTTCCCTACCAGGGACCTGCAGTCTGTCCTCCGACTGGACTAGTTCGCGTTCCTACATCCACTCTCTGCCTCTCACTTTAAGTCCCTTGTGCCTGAACATTTCTCTCCACGTGACTCTTAGGTGAGAAGCCCGTTGCCCATCTCTTTGCTCCGTAAttaacaagtttttgtttttttttaagattttttattgatttgttagagaagagagagagcgcgcaagcacaggcagacagagtggcaggctagaggcatagggagaagcaggctccccgccgagcaaggagccagatgtgggactcgatcccaggacgctgggatcatgacctgagctgaaggcagccgcccaaccaactgagccaccctggcatcccttaACAAGTGTTTTGACCGGTATACCCCGCTGCCAGGAAAACTGGGAGTTTGGGATACGTAGGCATAAGAGAGGACAGAGGAGCATTCTGGACACCACCTTCCTCAACCTACCGCTTTCCTGAGAACCCCTAAACTGCCTCCCCACGTCTGCGGTAGTGGACCTCTGCCCCTCTAATCCTGAGTGGTAGGCCAGTGTCTGCTGCTGGAGGGGTTTCTCTGCCCCAGCGCCCCACGGTTAGGTCCTGACCTGGACAGTGGACAGACTGGCCCATGCCAGCCAGCCTGTTTAGGGCAGAACCACCATGCTTGAGGTTAGTGTCCTGTTGGGTATAATTCCGGAAGCCCAAAAGGGATGAGTACCTGGACTAGGATGAGGTTTCCTAGTCTGTTTCGTTGTGCTCCAGGTCTCAATAACTACCTCAGCAGGTTGCCCTAGTGCATACGAGGCTTTTGTGAGAATTCTGCAGGCacaagctttccttttttttttttttttaaagattttatttacttgacacacggagagagatcacaagtaggcagagcatcggagagagggagagggggaagcaggctccctgctgagcagaaagcctgatgccttgcagggcctgatcccagaaccccgggatcactaccagagctgaaggcagacactgaacggactgagccactcaggcgccccaagacatcCTTTCCTTAAGACACTAATAGAGTCAACAGCTAGAAAACTGGTACAAGAAATAAGAGtatgagggtcacctgggtggctcagtcagtagagcatgcactgcttggtcttggggttgtgagtttgagtcccacgttgggtgtagagattactcaaaaataaaatcatttttaaaaagaaagaaacaatagtATGATATTTAGATGAGCACCCCAGAGGAGGCAGCTCTGTCTGCaagcaggttttgttttttttttgtttttttatattttatccattcatttgaccgagatcacaaatagagaggcaggcaaagagagagggagaagcaggcttcccgctgagcagcgagcccgatgtggggctcgattccaggaccccgagagtacaacccaagccgaaggcagaggcttaacccactgagccacgcaggcgcccctgttttctaATCGAAAACCAAGCAAGGGGTCTGCATGTTCTTTGTGCAGGAGGCTTAAGATCCTTTCCTTTCCAGGTTCTCACCTTTAAAAAAGGCTGCAAGGACTCAAAGTGATGTCTGGGATCGCTAGTTGAGTAGCGGGGGTTTTCCCTGAGCAGGGCTGTGTCCTGGTTAAGAGCATGGAGCCACTGCCTGGTTTTCAATCCTGGAGGCTTCCACGGGCTAGAGGCACTTGAGGCAAGTTACTAATGCCTTaggttccttatctgtaaagcGAAGTTAAGGAATAAATGAGAATGCACTTAAGACACTGgccacagggcctggcccagagtGAAAGCTCCCGAATGCCCAGAAGGACTGGCCTGAGTGTCCTGTAGCCtgcacggggtgggggtggggggcatggtgAATTCATGCTTTATCTGATGCCGGGAAGTGAGGACTCTGCCCCCCGATTTGCTCTCACTATATATGGACTAATAACTACTTGCCCTCTGCTCCAGTCCCCAACACCAGCAAGGGACTTGTGTTCAAAACAAAGTACTGGTTACCGATTAGCTTTTTGCTCtgccccagggcacctggctggcaagACGGCCAGGTAAGTCTCAGTTTatttcagctataaaatgggtGCGCTGAGCCCAGCGTTAGGTGGAGTGCTGTGCAGGAAAGCTCTGAGGACCACCTACCCTGGCCATGGCAGGATCTCAGCAGGGCCCAGCTGCGCATAATCAGGCCCCTGGGAGTGCTGTGAGGGGGGCCGAAGGTCCGCTGTGGCTGGGCGTGGCCGCAGTGACACTTTATCCCGCAGGTGAACATGGCCTTCTGCATCTTAGGCGTCATCATGATGGCGACCACCAATTCTCTGATGTGGACGTTCTTTAGccggggcctcagtttctccatgtcTTCGGCCATTGCGTCCGTCACGGTGACATTTTCAAACATCCTCAGCTCGGTGAGTAGCCTTGGGGGTGCAGTCCCCCTGTCCCAAAGCTGGGTTCCGGGGAAGTTGGGGGAACTCCCGCCCTCCTAGACAGGAGCCAACTTGAGTTTGGGCGGTGGCTTGACCCCTGATGGCTGCTCCTCCCATCTCAAACCCTGGCCGAATTCTCCAGCTAGCTGGGTACGAagtctaactttttaaaaaggcctcCCGGCGTGCGGCCCTTCCAGGCTGCAGCCCTCATTCTCAAGTCTCGGCCGCCTCTGGGCAAACGGATGCATAGGGCTCTGTGAACTTGAGCATGAGATGGGGAGGGCGGATGCTCTTTCCTCTGATAGCCTGAGGTCAGCCAGGTGGGTCTGAGCCCCATCGGTCCTGCCGTTGAGGGAGGGAGGATCAGCCAGTTTAGATCAGCAAACACCCGGcgccagctctgtgctgggccttAGCGGCTGGCCTCTTGCTGGTCTTTCTTGTGCACTTGGCTcgggggccggggctgggaggagggcaccctcccctgcccccgcgGGTGAGCCAACCATGAATAGTGACTTGTGAAAGGTGACAGCTGGGCTCAAGCCCCCGACTTCCAGCTCCAGAcctttcctcctgccccaggagGGCATTCGGCCCCAGGGGGAGTGAGGCGGTGCCTACTCACCACGGTCAAGTCCTGCGGGCACATGTGGCCGTGACCTCACCGCGGTCTCTGTCTCACAGGCCTTCCTGGGTTTTGTGTTGTATGGAGAGTGCCAGGAGGTCTTGTGGTGGGGAGGCGTGTTCCTCATCCTCTGCGGACTCAGCCTGATCCACAGGAAGCTGCCCCCCAGTGGGAAGGCCACCGCCGAACGCAAGCAGCAGTAACAGCAGGTGCCGGGGGAACCCGCCAGAGAGACAGCACAGCGGCCCGGGTGCGGGATGGCATGTGGGGACCACCTCCCGGGCCTTCTGACCATTGGCCAGGTGGAGATGTTCCTGAGGGAAATGGGCCCCTGACCCAGCAGGCTCGAGGGTGGCCCGCCGCAGCTTCTGGAAGGGGAAGGACAGGCGCACGCGTGTTCGGCCTGAAGCCTTCTCGATACACATGGGTGGTGCTTTCAATGCTCACaaccctgacccccaccccagtgccccgTGGCAGACGCTGGAGACCCCGGGGTCGGTCTGCGGGGTGTTGGGCCTCGAGACCGCGCTGTAATTGCAATCCTGTGGCCGGACGGAGGGCCGGCAGGTGACACTGGGGTGCGTTCCGGGGGAGCTTTCCGACACCTCCACGCGGCTGGACCGGGGTACCTGCGTCATGCTTCTGCAGTTCAGCGAGGGAAGGGAAGCTGGATTAATAAATCTTTTGGTTTGTAAATGAAAAGTAGCCGGTGTGGAATCTTAATGCTTTCCTATGCgccctccccttttctttcttttcctgatatTTTGGAATAAGAGGAAGCAACCTGGGTGAGCCTCAGCCATTGGAGTTGGGAGCTGCCCTCGCCCCCTGGACCCTGGGGCTCAGCTGCCCGCCCAGCTCGAGCTCGAGCACATAGTCCCTTCCTGATGCCACCCAGGCTGGATAGCGCTCTTCAGTTTCAGCAGCATCTGCCCGTTTTCTTGGTGCGCCAAGAGGAAGGCCTGACCTCACTTTGGGGACCTAGTTTTGTTTTACTT is part of the Mustela nigripes isolate SB6536 chromosome 2, MUSNIG.SB6536, whole genome shotgun sequence genome and encodes:
- the TMEM42 gene encoding transmembrane protein 42, with protein sequence MAEGPQSPGGAVCPTAYPDAPAEFPPHLQAGAMRRRFWGVFNCLCAGAFGALAAASAKLAFGSEVNMAFCILGVIMMATTNSLMWTFFSRGLSFSMSSAIASVTVTFSNILSSAFLGFVLYGECQEVLWWGGVFLILCGLSLIHRKLPPSGKATAERKQQ